The genomic interval ATTTCTGATCTTCGAAATGGCCGCACCAGTCATTATCGGCAACAATTGGCCAATGAGCGAATTTGTCCTTTTCCGTCAGGAAAATTGGAGGGTTGAAGCGGCAAAGTCCGCCGTCACCTTCCTTGGCTTTATCTGTGTCAAAGTAAGTGCAATCGTGGCAAGTCGAATGATCGGTCATTGTCTGGTCCTCTCCCTGTTGCAAGTCACTTTCAACTGATTGAACTCAAGAAAAAATCCTGAGTTCCGACGACATGGAAAGAGTAGCAAAATGCGAAAGGACAATCTATCGTCGAAAGTTTTAGATGGGCCTTTTCGTGCCGATCATTGCCATATTGTACAGCATTGTTATTCGTCATCCCAGATTGAGGGCGGTCGCCGGGCGTTTGCCTGAAAGCGCTGTCAGCACATTCTCCACCGAGGCGACGGCTATGCGTCGCATGGCTTCTTCGGTGGCCCCGCCCAGATGAGGCGCAAGGATAACACGATCTGACCGGCCAAGGGCGCCCAACGGCGCTTTCTCTTCATACACATCCAGACCGGCCGCAAAGAGGTGGTCCTTGTCAAGAGCGTCGAGCAGAGCTGCTTCATCCACCAGACCGGCGCGGGCCGTATTGACCAGAATGGCTCCCGGTTTGGTAAGCGCAAGGCTATCCTTGTTGATCATATGCCTTGTTTCGGGGCGCAAGGGCGTATGCAGCGAAATGAGATCCGCTTCCGCCAATCCGGCTTCCAGTGAGCTGGCGCGTTCGAAGTCGCCCAGATCCTTGACCCTAGGGGAATGCACCAGCACGCGCATGTCGAGCGCGCCGCGTAACATCTTGCCAAGGCGAGACCCCGTATGGCCCCAGCCGACGACCAGCGCAGTCTTGCCCTGTAATTCAAGGGTCTGGTTGCGATCGCGGAAGCCGAAGCGTCCGGCGCGTTCTTCCCTGTCGGCGGCAGGAAGCAGACGGGCGGCAGAAAGGGCCAGCCCCAACGCCAGCTCAGAGACCGATTGCGCATTGGCACCGGGGGTGTTGCACACCAGAACGCCATGACGGGTCGCCGATTCTTTGTCGACGGCATCATGACCGGCCCCGTGTACAACGACAACCTTCAGTTTATCGGCGGCGGCAAAGGCTTGTTCGGTAAAACCGGCATTTCGGGTGATGCAGGAATCGCATCCTGGCGCCAGCGCTGCGACCGTATCCATAGATGGGTCAGGGCAGATAACAGGCTCTATGCCATTCCGGCGCAAGAGCTCCAGGCCTTCTTCATGGACAGGCTGGACAATAAGACATTTCATGGCTGGGTTTTTTCTTGTTCTTGTGAGGGATCAGCTTTGAATATACCAGAAGAACACGCCAATCAATATCAGGCAGATGAGAAGGGCGAGAGCCTTGTCTTTCGTATCCCTGTCAAATCGCGCGGTGCGTTGCGCCAAGGACTGCTGGCTCGAATCCACATGGAGTGAGGCCTTGCCCTTGCGATGCACGTTCGGGAGCTCCGCTTTGTGTGGTGCGAGATCCAGATCGGGAGGCGTTTCAGGCATGGCTTCTGACCTTCAAGATGTCGGCTCTAGCTTAAAGGGAAATCCCGATAGCGATTGAGCACGGCGCCATCATAGCCGTCAAATACATGATGACCTTCTGGCACATGCAGTAGATGTTGCATACCGGCGCGTTTTGCCGCTTCGATACCCACTTCACTATCTTCAACCACCAGACAGTTTTCCGGCGCATAACCCATGGCCTTGGCGGCATAAAGGAAAAGGCCCGGCTCCGGCTTCCAGCTTTGCACAACATAGGAGCTAAAAATCCGGTCTTCGAAATACGGTAGCAGGCCGGTAAGACCGAGTGAGTGGCGCATCTTCTTGATTGGGCCAGCAGAGGCAATGCATTTGGGTATTTTTAGCGCTGGAACCACGTCCAGAACATCGGGAAAAGCTTTCAGCTGGGCTTCAAACAGCTCTGCCACATGGGCGCGATATTTGGTCTCATAATCATCTGCAAGTTTGTGACCAACCCGGCCTTCCATCGCTTCAACAATCTTGTGAAACTGGAAGCCGCGCAAATTCGCAACCATATAGTTTATGTCCCAGTCGAGGTCTGGCACGGTATCGCAATAGCCTTGCAGCGACAGGATCTCACTGTCGACCAGAGTGCCATCCAGATCGAAAATCACACATTGAATGCGGTCTAGGTCCAGCTGTTTCATGGGGTTTTGTCTTTCTTATGAGGCGGGCAAAGCGGGGGGTAGCTTTATTGTTATGAGCTTTATCATAGATATTTGTCATACCAAACATGCGATTTGGATCATGGTCAGGTGCTTGTGGATGCGGGCGAACTCGTTTAGAGTTCCTTTAAAGTAAGAATAACAAAAATATCCGCTAAGGAGCTGTCCCATGTCTACGAACACTATTGCCAGCGCAGGAGTCTCAAGGCTCAAAC from uncultured Cohaesibacter sp. carries:
- a CDS encoding HAD-IA family hydrolase; the encoded protein is MKQLDLDRIQCVIFDLDGTLVDSEILSLQGYCDTVPDLDWDINYMVANLRGFQFHKIVEAMEGRVGHKLADDYETKYRAHVAELFEAQLKAFPDVLDVVPALKIPKCIASAGPIKKMRHSLGLTGLLPYFEDRIFSSYVVQSWKPEPGLFLYAAKAMGYAPENCLVVEDSEVGIEAAKRAGMQHLLHVPEGHHVFDGYDGAVLNRYRDFPLS
- a CDS encoding NAD(P)-dependent oxidoreductase, yielding MKCLIVQPVHEEGLELLRRNGIEPVICPDPSMDTVAALAPGCDSCITRNAGFTEQAFAAADKLKVVVVHGAGHDAVDKESATRHGVLVCNTPGANAQSVSELALGLALSAARLLPAADREERAGRFGFRDRNQTLELQGKTALVVGWGHTGSRLGKMLRGALDMRVLVHSPRVKDLGDFERASSLEAGLAEADLISLHTPLRPETRHMINKDSLALTKPGAILVNTARAGLVDEAALLDALDKDHLFAAGLDVYEEKAPLGALGRSDRVILAPHLGGATEEAMRRIAVASVENVLTALSGKRPATALNLG